In Saprospiraceae bacterium, the sequence ATCAGCCTGCCCAATGAGTTTAAATCCTACCCTATCAATTTTAATGATCGGGTTTTTGATAAAATTCTGGCCGCAGAAGGACCCTTTGATATTATTGCTAATTTTGCAGCACATAAACACGTGCGGAGTGAAAAAGATATTTATTCCATTGAAGCTCTATTGAAAAATAATGTGATTGAAGCCGGCAAATTATTAGAAAAGCTTGTAAAATATCCACCAAAACATTTTTTCTGTGTGTCCACAGACAAAGCAGCTAACCCCATCAATATTATGGGAGCCAGCAAGAAATTGATGGAACTTTTGATCATGTCCTATGCATCCAAAATAAATGTTACCACTGCAAGATTTGCGAATGTGGCCTTTTCGAATGGGAGTCTTTTGGCGGGTTATCTGGAAAGAATCCCCAAGCATCAACCGCTGTCTTGTCCAAATGATGTAAAAAGGTTTTTTGTATCTCCGGAAGAAGCAGGACAAATTTGCCTCTTGGCTTCAGTATTGGGCAACTCTGGTGAAATATTTTTCCCAAAATTAGATACTCATGACCTTGTATCGTTTGCTGATATCACGCTGGAGCTATTAAAAAGTCTTAATTATGAAGTCAAAATATGTCAATCTGAGCAGGAAGCTAAAGAAAATACCAGTTTGATTCAAGCAGGCGTGTATCCTGTTTATTTTTTTAAAAGTGAAACCAGTGGAGAGAAATTATATGAAGAATTTTTTACTCCACAGGAATCTCCGGACATGACTACCTATGAATCCCTGGGTGTGATTCCACACTTAGATTCCACCAATTCCGATAAATTATTTAACGCCATTAGCCAGCTTGAATTAGCTTTTGAGGGCCTGACAGACAAAAAAATAATCGTGCAGATCTTAGAGTCGGTGATTCCCGAGTTTAATCATCATGAGACTGGTATGAATCTGGATCAAAAAATGTGATTCATGTATCCGTTCATTAAAAGAATCATAGACATTATTTTAGCGCTAATAGCATTAATACTTTTCTCACCTGTATTTTTAGTGTTCATGATCCTTTTACGATTTACGGGCGAAGGAGAAATATTTTATCGGCAAAAAAGAATAGGATATAAAAATCAGCCATTTAACATTCTCAAATTTGCTACTATGTTAAAAAATAGTCCGCAAATAGGTACAGGAAGCATTACTTTAAGAAATGATGCCAGGGTCCTGCCAATAGGCAAATTTTGAGAATAACCAAGTTAAACGAAATACCCCAGGTGATCAATGTACTGATAGGAGATATGAGCATTGTCGGCCCCAGGCCACTCACCCAGGAAACCTTTGACTATTATCCTGAAAACATTAAAAGCCAGGTATACAGGTCTAAGCCAGGTATCACCGGAATCGGGTCTGTCATTTTTAGAGATGAAGAAAAATTAATTTCAGCGTCATCCCTTGAACCAAAAGAATTCTATAAATCAGTAATAGCGCCTTATAAGGGTCAACTTGAAATATGGTATAACAATAACAAATCAACTCTGTTAGATTTAAAATTAATATTTCTAACTGCCTGGACGATCATATTCCCAGGAAGTAATCTGCATTCAAAAATAATCAAGGGTGTCCCTCCAATGGACAGTTCATTAGCCTAGTCAATGTTATTTAATTCTTTACAGTTCGTTATCTTTTTCCCCATTGTTACACTGATATACTTTTTGTTGCCCCACAAATACAGATGGTTGCATTTGTTATTGGCCAGCAGTATATTTTACATGGCCTTTATTCCTGTTTACATTCTTATCTTATTTTTCACGATTGGCATTGATTATATAGCCGGTATACAAATAGAACAAACCAGTGGTAAAAGAAAAAGGGTATACCTATTGCTTAGCATAGTGGCCAATATTGGTGTTTTGGCCTATTTCAAATATTATGACTTTTTTATTGAGAATATCAATTCATTTTTGGATGATTTGCATATTGTCCACCACCCTTTAAAATATCTCAACATTATATT encodes:
- a CDS encoding polysaccharide biosynthesis protein encodes the protein MISTFDIKDFISKKITNRDSSFFAQDLSIHKTRIEKEIKNQSVLVIGGAGTIGSSYILTLLKYSPYKLVVVDINENGLTELVRECRSRTDISLPNEFKSYPINFNDRVFDKILAAEGPFDIIANFAAHKHVRSEKDIYSIEALLKNNVIEAGKLLEKLVKYPPKHFFCVSTDKAANPINIMGASKKLMELLIMSYASKINVTTARFANVAFSNGSLLAGYLERIPKHQPLSCPNDVKRFFVSPEEAGQICLLASVLGNSGEIFFPKLDTHDLVSFADITLELLKSLNYEVKICQSEQEAKENTSLIQAGVYPVYFFKSETSGEKLYEEFFTPQESPDMTTYESLGVIPHLDSTNSDKLFNAISQLELAFEGLTDKKIIVQILESVIPEFNHHETGMNLDQKM